A genomic region of Luteibacter aegosomatissinici contains the following coding sequences:
- a CDS encoding 2OG-Fe(II) oxygenase family protein, whose translation MLLDPARLDRPDTDIRHEPFSFMIAHGQLPDEARGELDRDFPQYSSAGFFPYDAADCGPSVNELVGQMTSRAFSAAVGRHLGIEGLESYPTLVTLCRLLNRRHGTIHTDSKSKIATALIYLNPMWPDTSDGCLRFLASIDNIDDTVAPELKPLYGEFAVFRRAENSFHGHLPYEGERRVIQVAWLTSEEEKARKTKRGKFSRAFKKIFGKLDRKVGADRDRSASHRD comes from the coding sequence ATGCTGCTCGACCCCGCCCGCCTGGATCGTCCTGATACCGACATCCGGCACGAGCCTTTCTCGTTCATGATCGCCCATGGCCAGTTGCCCGACGAAGCCCGCGGCGAGCTCGACCGCGACTTCCCGCAGTATTCCAGCGCCGGCTTCTTTCCCTACGACGCAGCCGATTGCGGCCCCTCGGTGAACGAACTGGTGGGGCAGATGACGTCGCGCGCCTTTTCTGCCGCGGTCGGGCGCCATCTGGGCATCGAAGGCCTCGAGAGCTACCCCACCCTGGTTACGCTGTGCCGGCTGCTCAACCGCCGCCATGGCACGATCCACACCGATAGCAAATCGAAGATCGCCACGGCGCTGATCTATCTGAACCCGATGTGGCCTGATACCAGCGATGGCTGCCTGCGGTTCCTGGCCTCGATCGACAACATCGATGACACGGTGGCGCCCGAACTGAAGCCGCTCTACGGCGAGTTCGCCGTGTTCCGCCGCGCCGAGAACTCCTTCCACGGCCACCTGCCCTACGAGGGCGAGCGCCGGGTGATCCAGGTCGCCTGGCTCACCTCGGAAGAGGAAAAGGCCCGCAAGACCAAGCGCGGCAAGTTCTCGCGGGCGTTCAAGAAGATCTTCGGCAAGCTCGACCGCAAGGTCGGCGCTGACCGCGACCGCAGCGCCTCGCACCGCGACTAA
- a CDS encoding sodium:calcium antiporter, which produces MLLTTFLFLVSAGAIYFTCEYFVNGVEWFGRKLNLGATATGTVLAAFGTALPESAVTFVAVMFGKSPEARDIGVGAALGGPLVLATIAYAVVGFALYAGRKRLNRGDSRVRVDHQRLARDQSWFLAIFIVKVGLGLIAFAWKPWLGVLFLLAYGLYVWREIGDDSSAPEEEELEPLSFRPRDADPAMKWVLLQTGLALVVIAIASRVFVWQLEAFGEFFHLSPHLVALVLSPVATELPETVNALIWVRQGKERLALANISGAMMIQATIPSSLALFATPWLFDTPLIVAGVITMVAVIALWAMFRRGAVEARWLMPIGALYGVFALFVAWYFGAR; this is translated from the coding sequence ATGCTGCTGACCACCTTCCTGTTCCTGGTTTCCGCCGGGGCTATCTATTTCACCTGCGAATACTTCGTAAACGGCGTTGAATGGTTCGGGCGCAAGCTCAACCTGGGTGCCACCGCGACCGGCACGGTGCTGGCCGCGTTCGGCACGGCGCTGCCCGAGAGTGCGGTCACCTTTGTCGCCGTCATGTTCGGCAAGTCCCCTGAAGCGAGAGATATTGGCGTCGGCGCCGCGCTCGGTGGCCCACTGGTGCTGGCCACGATCGCCTACGCCGTCGTAGGTTTTGCTTTATATGCAGGCCGCAAGCGCCTGAATCGCGGCGATAGCCGGGTCCGCGTCGATCACCAGCGTCTTGCCCGCGACCAGTCCTGGTTTCTTGCCATCTTCATCGTGAAGGTCGGCCTTGGCCTCATTGCGTTTGCCTGGAAGCCGTGGCTGGGCGTGTTGTTCCTGCTCGCCTATGGCCTCTACGTGTGGCGTGAGATCGGCGATGACAGCTCAGCCCCGGAAGAGGAAGAGCTCGAACCCCTGTCGTTCCGGCCGCGCGACGCCGATCCGGCCATGAAGTGGGTGCTACTCCAGACCGGCCTGGCCCTCGTCGTGATCGCGATCGCGTCCCGGGTGTTCGTCTGGCAGCTCGAGGCCTTCGGCGAGTTCTTCCACCTTTCGCCGCACCTGGTGGCGCTGGTGCTGAGCCCGGTGGCCACGGAGCTGCCCGAAACCGTGAACGCGCTGATCTGGGTCCGTCAGGGCAAGGAGCGGCTTGCGCTGGCCAATATCTCCGGGGCCATGATGATTCAGGCCACCATCCCCAGCTCGCTGGCGCTGTTTGCCACGCCGTGGCTGTTCGATACGCCGCTGATCGTGGCCGGCGTGATCACCATGGTGGCGGTGATCGCCCTGTGGGCCATGTTCCGCCGTGGCGCTGTCGAGGCGCGCTGGCTGATGCCGATCGGGGCGCTTTACGGCGTATTCGCGCTGTTTGTCGCCTGGTACTTCGGCGCCCGCTAA
- the dapB gene encoding 4-hydroxy-tetrahydrodipicolinate reductase, which produces MTRPVRLAISGASGRMGLALLNLVRDDERFELVRAVVSAQSARLGKAAYGDVSALRFTGWDEPSGVDVVIDFSGPEGLAAALDVCEATGAALVTGTTGLDAAMEDRLAHAAERIAVLRAANFSLGVAVLSRLLREAAAALPGWDIDIVEAHHNRKEDAPSGTALALGHAAAAGRNVALGDVAVYAREGRPGARELGTIGFAVVRGGDIVGEHQALIMGQGERIELGHRATDRSIFARGALEAAAWIAGRAPGTWTIEDVIAAKV; this is translated from the coding sequence ATGACCCGCCCCGTACGTCTCGCCATCAGCGGCGCCTCTGGCCGCATGGGCCTCGCGCTGCTCAACCTCGTGCGTGATGACGAACGCTTCGAGCTGGTCCGCGCGGTGGTTTCCGCGCAGTCAGCGCGGCTGGGTAAGGCCGCTTACGGTGATGTCTCGGCGCTGCGCTTTACCGGCTGGGATGAGCCCAGCGGTGTGGATGTCGTCATCGATTTCAGTGGTCCCGAAGGGCTCGCTGCCGCGCTGGATGTGTGCGAGGCCACCGGTGCGGCGCTGGTGACGGGCACCACCGGGCTCGATGCCGCGATGGAAGATCGCCTTGCGCACGCGGCGGAACGCATCGCCGTACTGCGGGCGGCCAATTTCAGCCTGGGCGTGGCCGTGCTCTCGCGCCTGTTGCGTGAAGCGGCGGCCGCACTGCCGGGTTGGGATATCGACATCGTCGAAGCCCACCACAACCGCAAGGAAGATGCGCCTTCGGGTACTGCGCTGGCGCTCGGTCATGCCGCAGCCGCCGGTCGTAACGTGGCGCTCGGGGATGTGGCTGTCTACGCCCGTGAAGGCCGGCCGGGTGCTCGCGAACTGGGCACCATCGGCTTCGCCGTGGTTCGCGGCGGCGACATCGTCGGCGAGCACCAGGCCTTGATCATGGGGCAGGGCGAGCGCATCGAGCTGGGTCACCGCGCCACGGATCGCAGCATCTTCGCCCGCGGCGCCCTGGAGGCCGCGGCCTGGATCGCCGGGCGCGCCCCCGGCACGTGGACCATCGAAGACGTGATCGCCGCGAAGGTCTGA
- the dnaJ gene encoding molecular chaperone DnaJ, translated as MSKRDYYEILGVERTVTDGDLKKTFRRVAMKYHPDRNPDDPEAIDKFKEAKEAYDVLSDSQKRAAYDQYGHAAFEGGGFGRGGGAGFGDVGDIFGDIFGDIFGGGGGGRQRARRGADLRYIMELDLEEAVFGVEKKIEIPTQVNCHHCNGTGSEDGKVSTCSTCAGHGRVRMQNGIFSIQQACPTCHGSGQKIDKPCKKCHGEGRLEEERTLSVQIPAGVDNGDRIRLTGQGEAGPAGSPAGDLYVEVRVREHKIFQRDGSDLHCEMPIRFAQAALGTELMVPTLDGEVAVNVPPETQTGQQIRLRGRGVKSVRGGRTGDLICTVVVETPVRLTKEQREILQQLEATFVGEEAAKHTPRSNSFMDGVKDFWSKVTS; from the coding sequence ATGAGCAAACGCGACTACTACGAAATCCTCGGTGTGGAACGTACCGTCACCGACGGCGATCTGAAAAAGACTTTTCGTCGCGTCGCGATGAAGTACCACCCTGACCGCAATCCGGATGACCCGGAGGCGATCGACAAATTCAAGGAAGCCAAGGAGGCGTACGACGTCCTCTCCGACTCGCAGAAGCGCGCGGCGTACGACCAGTACGGCCATGCCGCCTTCGAGGGCGGTGGCTTCGGTCGTGGCGGTGGCGCCGGGTTTGGCGACGTCGGCGACATCTTCGGCGATATTTTTGGCGACATCTTTGGTGGCGGCGGCGGTGGTCGCCAGCGCGCACGCCGTGGCGCTGATTTGCGCTACATCATGGAGCTCGATCTCGAGGAAGCCGTGTTCGGCGTCGAGAAGAAGATCGAGATTCCCACCCAGGTCAACTGCCACCACTGCAATGGCACCGGTTCGGAAGACGGCAAGGTTTCCACCTGTTCCACCTGCGCCGGCCACGGTCGCGTGCGCATGCAGAACGGCATCTTCTCCATCCAGCAGGCATGCCCCACGTGCCACGGCTCGGGCCAGAAGATCGACAAGCCTTGCAAGAAGTGCCATGGCGAAGGCCGCCTCGAGGAAGAGCGCACGCTCTCGGTGCAGATCCCCGCGGGCGTCGATAACGGCGACCGCATCCGCCTCACGGGCCAGGGTGAAGCCGGCCCGGCGGGGTCGCCTGCGGGTGACCTGTACGTCGAAGTACGCGTGCGCGAGCACAAGATCTTCCAGCGCGATGGGTCGGATCTCCACTGCGAGATGCCCATCCGCTTCGCCCAGGCGGCGCTTGGCACCGAGCTGATGGTGCCGACCCTGGATGGCGAAGTCGCGGTAAACGTCCCGCCGGAAACGCAGACGGGCCAGCAGATCCGCCTGCGCGGCCGTGGCGTCAAGTCGGTGCGCGGCGGCCGCACGGGCGATCTCATCTGCACGGTCGTGGTCGAAACCCCGGTGCGTCTGACCAAGGAGCAGCGCGAGATCCTGCAGCAGCTGGAAGCGACCTTCGTTGGCGAAGAGGCTGCCAAGCACACGCCGCGCTCCAACAGCTTCATGGACGGCGTGAAGGACTTTTGGTCCAAGGTCACCTCCTAA
- a CDS encoding four helix bundle protein, translated as MSRPHHDLLVWRRTMELAKKVYELTSRLPVEERFGLSSQLRRCAVSIPSNIAEGACRGSQRELLRFVLIARGSLGELETQLQLLASLGMAKVGDLLAEVECIFGLMGGLVKKLRTQTNDSQAASRRLTSRASG; from the coding sequence ATGTCTCGACCGCACCACGATTTGTTGGTTTGGCGGCGCACGATGGAGTTGGCGAAGAAGGTCTACGAGTTGACTTCGCGGTTGCCGGTTGAGGAGCGGTTTGGGCTGTCTTCCCAGCTCCGGCGCTGCGCGGTGAGCATTCCTTCGAATATTGCCGAGGGCGCATGCAGGGGATCTCAGCGTGAACTACTTCGCTTCGTCCTGATCGCCCGGGGATCCCTGGGCGAGCTTGAGACCCAGCTTCAGTTGCTGGCAAGTCTCGGAATGGCGAAGGTTGGAGACCTGCTTGCCGAAGTTGAGTGCATCTTCGGACTCATGGGGGGCTTGGTAAAGAAGCTCCGCACCCAAACTAACGATTCACAGGCGGCTAGCCGCCGACTTACAAGCCGCGCAAGCGGCTGA
- the dnaK gene encoding molecular chaperone DnaK, which produces MAKIIGIDLGTTNSCVAVMEGTTARVIENAEGDRTTPSIVAFTKDNEVLVGAPAKRQAVTNAKNTFYAVKRLIGRKFTDAEVQKDIKLVPYGIVAHDNGDAWVQTADGKKMAPQEISSKVLMKMKKTAEDFLGESVTEAVITVPAYFNDSQRQATKDAGKIAGLDVKRIINEPTAAALAYGLDKTGTADRKIAVYDLGGGTFDVSIIEIANVDGEKQFEVLATNGNTFLGGEDFDNRVIDYLVEEFKKEQGIDLRQDQLALQRLKDAAERAKIELSSAHQTDVNLPYVTADASGPKHLNIKLTRAKLESLVEDLVKGTIEPCRTALNDAGLRVSDINEVILVGGQTRMPKVQEAVKDFFGKEARKDVNPDEAVAVGAAIQGGVLGGSVKDVLLLDVTPLSLGIETMGGVMTKLIEKNTTVPTKASQVFSTADDNQTAVTVHVLQGERERANANKSLGKFDLSGIRSAPRGTPQIEVTFDIDANGILHVSAKDKDTGKEQKIEIKAGSGLSDEEIQRMVADAEANREEDKKFHDLVQVRNKADQLVHQTRSQLKEHGGKIPAEQLASIDGAVSDLEKAKDGDDKSAIESKIANLEQVAQSLYAAAQSGGASDTAQQSAPGGGSAQPDDVVDAEFTEVKDDKK; this is translated from the coding sequence ATGGCCAAGATCATCGGCATCGACCTCGGTACCACCAACAGCTGCGTTGCTGTGATGGAGGGCACCACGGCACGCGTCATCGAGAACGCCGAAGGCGATCGCACCACGCCGTCCATCGTCGCGTTCACCAAGGACAACGAAGTCCTCGTGGGTGCGCCGGCCAAGCGCCAGGCTGTCACCAACGCCAAGAACACCTTCTACGCCGTGAAGCGCCTCATCGGCCGCAAGTTCACGGATGCGGAAGTCCAGAAGGACATCAAGCTGGTCCCGTACGGCATCGTCGCGCACGATAACGGCGACGCCTGGGTGCAGACCGCTGATGGCAAGAAGATGGCACCGCAGGAAATCTCCTCGAAGGTGCTGATGAAGATGAAGAAGACCGCCGAGGATTTCCTTGGCGAGTCGGTTACCGAAGCGGTCATCACCGTGCCGGCGTACTTCAACGACAGCCAGCGCCAGGCCACCAAGGATGCCGGCAAGATCGCCGGCCTCGACGTCAAGCGCATCATCAACGAGCCGACCGCGGCTGCCCTGGCTTATGGCCTCGACAAGACCGGCACGGCCGACCGCAAGATCGCCGTGTACGACCTGGGTGGCGGTACGTTCGACGTCTCGATCATCGAAATCGCCAACGTCGATGGCGAGAAGCAGTTCGAAGTGCTGGCCACCAACGGCAACACCTTCCTCGGCGGCGAAGATTTCGATAACCGCGTCATCGATTACCTCGTGGAAGAGTTCAAGAAGGAGCAGGGCATCGACCTGCGCCAGGATCAGCTCGCCCTGCAGCGCCTGAAGGATGCCGCTGAGCGCGCCAAGATCGAGCTTTCGTCGGCCCACCAGACCGACGTGAACCTCCCGTACGTCACCGCCGATGCCTCGGGCCCGAAGCATCTGAACATCAAGCTGACCCGCGCCAAGCTGGAGTCGCTGGTGGAAGACCTGGTGAAGGGCACCATCGAGCCGTGCCGCACCGCGCTGAACGATGCCGGCCTGCGCGTTTCGGATATCAACGAGGTCATCCTCGTCGGTGGCCAGACCCGTATGCCCAAGGTCCAGGAAGCCGTTAAGGACTTCTTCGGCAAGGAAGCGCGCAAGGACGTCAACCCGGATGAAGCCGTCGCCGTCGGCGCCGCCATCCAGGGTGGCGTGCTGGGTGGTTCGGTGAAGGACGTGCTGCTGCTCGACGTCACTCCGCTCTCGCTGGGTATCGAAACGATGGGCGGTGTCATGACCAAGCTCATCGAGAAGAACACCACGGTGCCGACCAAGGCCTCGCAGGTGTTCTCCACGGCCGACGACAACCAGACCGCCGTGACCGTGCACGTGCTGCAGGGCGAGCGTGAGCGCGCCAACGCCAACAAGTCGCTGGGCAAGTTCGATCTGTCCGGCATCCGTTCGGCACCGCGCGGCACCCCGCAGATCGAAGTCACCTTCGATATCGATGCCAACGGCATCCTGCACGTGTCGGCCAAGGACAAGGACACCGGCAAGGAGCAGAAGATCGAGATCAAGGCCGGTTCGGGCCTCTCGGACGAAGAGATCCAGCGCATGGTGGCCGATGCCGAAGCCAACCGCGAGGAAGACAAGAAGTTCCACGACCTCGTGCAGGTGCGTAACAAGGCAGACCAGCTGGTCCACCAGACCCGTTCGCAGCTGAAGGAGCACGGCGGCAAGATCCCGGCCGAGCAGCTCGCCAGCATCGATGGCGCCGTCTCGGATCTGGAGAAGGCGAAGGATGGCGACGACAAGTCGGCCATCGAGTCGAAGATCGCCAACCTCGAGCAGGTGGCGCAGTCGCTGTACGCCGCGGCCCAGTCGGGCGGCGCGTCGGATACCGCGCAGCAGTCGGCACCGGGCGGCGGTTCGGCCCAGCCGGATGACGTGGTCGACGCCGAGTTCACCGAAGTCAAGGACGACAAGAAGTAA
- the grpE gene encoding nucleotide exchange factor GrpE has product MQNHDPHATDPAQDGESNVNADFDALAAKLAVVEAELASARETVLRERAEIENQRRRLQRDLEQARRFANEKLLGDLLPVYDSVALGLANENADAKTLREGLELTLKQLEKVTSSNGLVLVDPLHQPFNPEHHQAISAVDSTEHAPNTVVAVVQKGFVLNDRLLRPALVAVVKDN; this is encoded by the coding sequence ATGCAGAACCACGATCCCCACGCGACGGATCCGGCACAGGACGGCGAGAGCAACGTCAACGCCGATTTCGACGCCCTGGCCGCCAAGCTGGCGGTTGTCGAGGCCGAACTGGCCAGCGCGCGCGAGACCGTGCTGCGCGAGCGGGCGGAGATCGAAAACCAGCGCCGCCGCCTGCAGCGAGACCTGGAGCAGGCCCGCCGCTTTGCGAACGAGAAGCTGCTGGGCGACCTGCTGCCGGTGTACGACAGCGTGGCCCTGGGCCTCGCCAACGAAAACGCCGATGCGAAGACCCTGCGCGAAGGCCTCGAGCTGACGCTGAAGCAGCTGGAAAAGGTCACCTCGTCGAACGGGCTGGTCCTGGTCGATCCGCTGCACCAGCCGTTCAACCCGGAGCACCACCAGGCCATCAGCGCGGTCGATTCCACCGAGCACGCGCCGAACACGGTGGTCGCGGTAGTCCAGAAGGGGTTTGTGTTGAACGATCGCCTGCTGCGCCCGGCGCTCGTCGCGGTCGTCAAGGACAACTGA
- the hrcA gene encoding heat-inducible transcriptional repressor HrcA codes for MNPFSGQDIDARARRLLRTLISQYLSDGEPVGSRTLAKSSGLEVSPATIRNIMADLEEAGLVASPHTSAGRIPTPRGLRLFVDSLLELKPLPRDDMARLQGGLPGHQTTTRDLLGNVSHLLSAMTHFAGVVTVPRQGDFPLRHIDFVNLPDARVLVILVFSDNQVQNRVVQLSRPIDGRELEQAANYLNAHFAGFRLADIRAHLAAELREAGGELNRLLASAVELATASFGDEDTDDVLVSGQTNLMGYSELADIDRLRDLFDAFQQKRELLQLMENCVKAPGVRLFIGEESGFSALDGCSIVTATYGTPGRMLGAIGVIGPTRMAYERVIPVVQATAGLLSDALNRAVATS; via the coding sequence ATGAACCCGTTCTCTGGCCAAGATATCGATGCGCGCGCGCGGCGGCTGTTGCGTACCCTGATCTCACAGTACCTGTCAGACGGCGAGCCCGTCGGCTCACGTACCCTGGCGAAGTCCTCTGGCCTGGAAGTAAGCCCAGCCACCATCCGTAACATCATGGCGGACCTGGAAGAGGCCGGCCTGGTCGCTTCGCCCCACACCTCGGCGGGGCGTATTCCTACACCGCGTGGCCTGCGCCTGTTCGTCGATAGCCTGCTCGAGCTGAAGCCGCTGCCGCGTGACGACATGGCGCGCCTGCAGGGCGGCCTGCCGGGCCACCAGACCACCACGCGTGACCTGCTGGGCAATGTGTCCCACCTGCTTTCGGCGATGACCCACTTCGCCGGCGTGGTCACCGTGCCGCGCCAGGGCGATTTCCCCCTGCGCCACATCGATTTCGTGAACCTGCCCGATGCCAGGGTGCTGGTTATCCTCGTTTTCTCGGATAACCAGGTGCAGAACCGGGTCGTGCAGCTTTCCCGGCCCATTGATGGCCGCGAACTGGAGCAGGCTGCCAATTACCTCAATGCCCATTTTGCCGGGTTCCGCCTGGCCGATATCCGCGCCCACCTGGCCGCGGAACTGCGCGAGGCCGGCGGTGAGTTGAACCGCCTGCTGGCCAGCGCCGTGGAACTGGCCACGGCCTCGTTCGGCGATGAAGATACCGACGACGTGCTGGTGAGCGGCCAGACCAACCTGATGGGCTATTCCGAATTGGCTGATATCGACCGCCTGCGCGACCTGTTTGATGCATTCCAGCAAAAGCGTGAGCTGCTGCAGCTGATGGAAAACTGCGTCAAGGCGCCCGGCGTTCGGCTCTTCATCGGCGAGGAATCGGGCTTTTCGGCCCTGGATGGCTGCAGCATCGTCACGGCCACCTATGGGACCCCTGGGCGCATGCTCGGCGCGATCGGAGTTATTGGACCGACGCGTATGGCATATGAGCGGGTCATCCCGGTGGTGCAGGCCACGGCCGGATTGCTCAGCGACGCCTTGAATCGCGCCGTGGCGACCTCATAA
- the recN gene encoding DNA repair protein RecN: MLTSLYVRQFAVVEEAEVAFGPGLTVVSGETGAGKSLLVDALMLLAGARADSGMVRAGSDRAELAAEFDLAGLPEALGWLRQEELDDGETCQLRRVIRTEGSSKGWINGRPASLAQMSALAALIVEIHGQHEHQALLSRQHQMALLDAFAGNEEAQARVRELAKAWRDAVAKIRTLSGGDDREHQIELLAHELEELDRWALAPAALEELEAQHRRLANAGRLAEGANGVVELLDGESEFAIGRALLRAHAELSRLAELDATLAPTLELLDSAQIQVGEAVDGLGRYAQDVELDPERLAEVDTHLTHLHDLSRRYRLPIEELTAKAEELRERLAELEGAGDALERLGRERDRLRSDYDTAAAALSKARADAAARLGSSVAALMGELGMAGGRLEVALEPAEGDDPDPQGRERCELLVSANPGQPPRALRKVASGGELARISLAIEVATLGNDNIGCMIFDEVDTGIGGAVAEVVGQKLRALGERVQVLCVTHLPQVAAQGHNHLQVAKESDGESTRTRIRSLDANGRREEISRMLGGVEITKETRAHAKKMLDRAQG, encoded by the coding sequence ATGCTCACCTCGCTCTACGTCCGCCAGTTTGCCGTCGTTGAAGAAGCCGAGGTGGCCTTTGGCCCCGGGCTCACCGTGGTCAGCGGCGAAACCGGCGCGGGCAAGTCCCTGCTGGTGGATGCCTTGATGCTCCTGGCCGGTGCCCGCGCCGATAGCGGCATGGTGCGCGCCGGCAGCGACCGCGCCGAACTGGCCGCCGAGTTCGACCTAGCCGGCCTGCCGGAAGCCCTGGGGTGGCTGCGCCAGGAGGAGCTGGACGATGGCGAGACCTGCCAGCTGCGCCGCGTGATCCGCACCGAGGGCAGCTCCAAGGGCTGGATCAACGGCCGCCCGGCCAGCCTGGCGCAGATGTCCGCGCTGGCCGCCCTCATTGTCGAGATCCACGGCCAGCACGAACACCAGGCCCTGCTCTCGCGCCAGCACCAGATGGCCCTGCTCGATGCCTTCGCCGGCAACGAGGAGGCCCAGGCGCGTGTGCGCGAGCTGGCGAAGGCCTGGCGGGATGCCGTGGCGAAGATTCGAACACTGTCAGGCGGCGATGATCGCGAACACCAGATCGAACTGCTCGCCCACGAGCTGGAAGAGCTGGATCGCTGGGCCCTGGCCCCCGCCGCGCTCGAGGAGCTCGAAGCCCAGCACCGCCGCCTCGCCAACGCCGGCCGCCTGGCCGAAGGCGCCAACGGCGTGGTGGAACTGCTGGATGGCGAAAGCGAATTCGCCATTGGCCGCGCCCTGCTCCGCGCCCATGCTGAACTCTCCCGCCTGGCCGAACTGGACGCCACGCTGGCACCCACGCTGGAACTGCTCGACAGCGCGCAGATCCAGGTCGGCGAAGCCGTGGATGGCCTGGGCCGTTACGCGCAGGACGTAGAGCTCGACCCCGAGCGCCTGGCCGAGGTGGATACCCACCTCACTCATCTACACGACCTGTCGCGCCGCTATCGCCTGCCGATCGAGGAGCTGACGGCGAAGGCCGAGGAACTGCGTGAGCGCCTTGCCGAACTGGAAGGTGCCGGCGATGCCCTTGAGCGCCTTGGCCGAGAGCGCGACCGCCTGCGTTCGGATTACGACACCGCAGCCGCGGCGCTCTCGAAGGCTCGCGCAGACGCGGCCGCCCGCCTCGGGTCATCCGTGGCCGCCTTGATGGGCGAGCTGGGCATGGCTGGCGGCCGTCTCGAAGTCGCGCTGGAGCCCGCCGAGGGCGACGATCCGGATCCGCAGGGTCGCGAGCGTTGCGAACTCCTGGTCAGCGCCAACCCCGGCCAGCCGCCGCGCGCCCTGCGCAAGGTGGCCTCCGGTGGCGAACTGGCCCGCATCAGCCTTGCTATCGAAGTGGCCACGCTGGGCAACGACAACATCGGCTGCATGATCTTCGACGAAGTGGATACCGGCATCGGCGGCGCGGTCGCCGAAGTGGTCGGCCAGAAACTGAGGGCGCTCGGCGAACGCGTGCAGGTGCTGTGCGTCACCCACCTGCCCCAGGTAGCCGCCCAAGGCCACAATCACCTGCAGGTGGCGAAAGAAAGCGATGGCGAATCCACCCGCACCCGCATCCGTTCACTGGATGCGAACGGCCGCCGCGAGGAAATCTCGCGCATGCTCGGCGGCGTGGAAATTACGAAGGAAACCCGGGCCCACGCAAAGAAGATGCTCGACCGCGCCCAAGGCTGA
- a CDS encoding response regulator transcription factor, protein MPRIVLVDDHAIVREGFKRLIQLEPDLDVVAEAKNADEAVDAVTQHRPDLVAVDLSLPDGSGLPLIEHLGSIEPGMRIIVLSMHDGEPYVSEAMRRGARGYVTKGVAPEELVAAVRAVLAGDQYLSSDLRERRSSRSTQDLDPFSRLTAREREVFLLLAAGRAPKQVAAELGIGQKTIYIHRAAVMNKLNAGSELDLYRMAQERGLIRT, encoded by the coding sequence ATGCCAAGAATCGTCCTCGTAGATGACCACGCCATCGTCCGTGAAGGTTTCAAGCGGCTGATCCAGCTGGAACCCGACCTGGATGTGGTCGCTGAAGCCAAGAATGCCGACGAAGCGGTCGATGCCGTCACCCAGCACCGCCCCGATCTGGTTGCGGTGGATCTTTCCCTGCCCGACGGTAGTGGCCTGCCGCTGATCGAGCACCTGGGCAGCATCGAGCCGGGCATGCGCATCATCGTGCTGAGCATGCACGATGGCGAACCGTACGTTTCCGAAGCCATGCGCCGGGGCGCGCGTGGGTACGTGACCAAGGGCGTGGCGCCCGAAGAGCTGGTGGCCGCTGTTCGTGCGGTGCTGGCGGGCGACCAGTACCTGAGCTCGGATCTGCGTGAGCGCCGTTCCAGCCGCTCCACGCAGGATCTGGACCCCTTCAGCCGCCTGACCGCCCGTGAGCGCGAGGTGTTCCTGCTGCTGGCGGCCGGCCGTGCCCCCAAGCAGGTGGCGGCCGAGCTCGGCATTGGCCAGAAGACCATCTACATCCACCGCGCCGCGGTGATGAACAAGCTAAACGCAGGTTCGGAACTGGATCTGTACCGGATGGCGCAGGAGCGCGGGTTGATCCGCACCTGA